From Camelina sativa cultivar DH55 chromosome 7, Cs, whole genome shotgun sequence, one genomic window encodes:
- the LOC104700378 gene encoding uncharacterized protein LOC104700378, with protein MRFSGDDRKHRLYALRMEELSNRMERSIYMWFWQANNQELSLQRLGNTRWGSHYRILLCMVDLFPSIVEVLEYIQNKGVEDSKRRQAYGLLKYFHTFDCIFYIQLMLLILGLIKNLSMALQRKDQDILNAMSLVESTKRELQNLRNDGWDSFMDKVFSFCEKHDAEILNMEEDFVDSKRPRQKTHITNLHQYKVNCFYTVLDLQLQEFNDRFTEVNTDMLICMASLSPIGSFREFDKEKLVRLAKLYPEDFSVEECLSLEHQLGIYIDNVREDKMFDNLKNLGDISRLMVETQKHLSHPLVYRLLKLVLTLYVATARVERCFSTMKLVKTATRNRIGDQFLSDYLVCYIEKELLDFVTNEIVIKRFQSMSERRVCL; from the coding sequence ATGCGTTTTTCCGgggatgataggaagcatcgattgtatgcattgcgaatggaagaattgtccaaccgcatggaaaggtcaatatACATGTGGTTCTGGCAAGCCAACAATCAAGAGCTTTCTCTTCAAAGACTTGGTAATACTCGTTGGGGTTCTCATTATCGAATATTATTATGCATGGTTGATTTGTTTCCTTCTATTGTTGAAGTACTTGAGTATATCCAAAACAAAGGAGTTGAGGACTCAAAAAGACGCCAAGCATATGGTCTTCTCAAGTACTTTCACACATTTGATTGTATCTTCTATATACAACTAATGTTACTTATATTGGGACTAATCAAAAATTTATCAATGGCTTTGCAAAGAAAAGATCAAGATATTTTGAATGCCATGTCATTGGTGGAGTCAACTAAGCGAGAGTTACAAAATCTTAGGAATGATGGTTGGGATTCATTTATGgataaagttttttctttttgtgagaAACACGATGCTGAAATACTCAATATGGAGGAAGACTTTGTTGATTCAAAGAGGCCAAGACAAAAGACCCACATAACCAATCTCCATCAGTATAAGGTTAACTGTTTTTATACTGTTTTAGATTTGCAGCTTCAAGAGTTTAATGATCGTTTCACTGAGGTAAACACTGATATGCTAATTTGTATGGCTTCATTGAGTCCAATTGGTTCCTTTCGTGAGTTTGACAAGGAAAAATTAGTCAGATTGGCCAAATTATATCCGGAAGATTTTAGCGTTGAGGAGTGTTTATCTCTTGAGCATCAACTTGGAATCTACATTGACAATGTAAGAGAAGATAAAATGTTCGATAATTTGAAAAATCTTGGAGATATTTCTCGTTTAATGGTGGAAACACAAAAGCATCTCTCACATCCTTTGGTTTATCGGCTGTTAAAGTTagtattaactttatatgtcGCTACCGCAAGGGTCGAAAGGTGTTTTTCTACAATGAAACTAGTGAAGACAGCAACTCGCAACCGCATTGGAGACCAATTTCTAAGTGACTATCTTGTATGTTATATTGAAAAAGAGTTGCTTGATTTTGTCACTAATGAAATAGTGATAAAGAGATTTCAGTCTATGAGTGAGCGTAGAGTATGCTTGTAA